The segment GTTGTAATTTCAATATGTTCACATACACTTAACAATATGTTAACATAAACTAAGGACAGTCATAGTGCTACAGTTTCATGAAAGGGGACCTGGTCCTTGTTCAGCACCAGAAAACAGGATACTTGGACCTACAATATCCTTGAATCAGGATATGGAGATAGAGTCAGAATCTTACCTGGAAGAAGAAGTCAATGCAAAGTGCCACTTCAACACTGCCGATCCAGTCTCGAGATCCCAGGAATGCCTGGCCCTTGTCCTCCATGGTCACCAGAGCCTTCTGGATCTCTGGAATGGATGGAACAGGATGTGATGCAGCTGCTCCAGTCTGCATCTGCTGTCTGCGTACCCATGAGCACAGTGTCTGGAGGGTCCTGTAGCCACAGCCCCAACCCTGTGTAACAAGTGGTTAATGAATTAATGTCAAGTAAACGAATccttgtctcacagtccctaaaccacattattttccctactgcttaGCCCTTCCTgcaaccagagaccatatcgCTATAAGGTCTCTGCTGCAACACTAAagcctaaatgaagcaagtctcgATTTCTTCTGCTTCCCATCTCaacagggctccttttcaatatcTTGGAATCTAGAAAATGGTAGGGTAATTATCAATCATAATGAAAAGGAAAGAGGCAATGCTCTAAATGACAACTGCTTGAATCAGTCAAATTAGCTAATgaaatgacatgtatcaagttCTAAGATTACTTAAAAGTGCATGTATTCTTAATGCAGCATTCTGAATTCAAAAGGACACTCAGATGTATTCTGGTTAATTGTTACTATAGCACACATTGTGTGACAGAtatcacagaaatatcatggcaaaAGTTTGCTTATGAAGAACATCCTTATGACTTACTCTGTCATCTAACCCATCACAGCCATAGTGATAATACTCATAGTCaccagtaaccatggcaacatcaCTCCCTTGGCAAACCAGtccttcatgaatattcatctgTAAATCtgtcatattgataacatgacACCTCGgctgaaacatgaaacagtgagagagtgagataGGTTTTgcactgattttagcaatattaatgcAATATCACACCTGTGGACATCaggaaagggcttcacacatcgtatccatgtgggaaattgaacaaGGGCCTACAGAGTGACaaacaaatgctccaaccagtAGTTTAACCCAGTGCCCTGAAACATAACGCTGACTGAGAACAATACATGGAACATCACAAGCAAGCACACAACATCCTGATTACAACAATAATCCAGCTGCGTTATGGAGGATTCTaaatgatcaaatatggacaaaAAGAAGCAGTGATTGATGATATGAACAAAAAGCCAGTCATGAGGATACTTGGTGTAATGTTATTTCATAACTAACAATCAATTtctgcttcatttatatttaccACGCAATTATTTGTAATTGCTCAGTTCCCAAATTTTTGGATAAACTTTAGATGGCAAAGAAAGTAAACAGTAGCTAAAACATGGCCAACTTGTCTGTCATTGATTGTATGGTGCTATCAGTCAAGTTAAACAATCAATACCCAGTCATAAACAATATTAAACATTTAGTTCTCTCAGGGCTTATGGGTACTAAAAGCATAGTAAAGACATCCAGGTATAATATTACCTGAGATATTGGAGACATGATTACCCTTCTTTCACAACAACATCACAACAACCCTTGTTATTGGGAGTAAGGcagttcattcaaatatttaaGTGAGACTGAGTGAGTGGTGTGTTTAGTAATATTGAAGTCACAGTATTGCTGGGGACTGCAGAAATGgtctttacatattgtacctatttggggaatcaaacctgggccttctGCCTGACAAGCTAATGCCTTAAGCAGAAGGCTACCCAAATGCCCCTAAATCAAATTTGTTGCTCAGGTTGTACTACAACCACCACTGTTAACAAGAGCTTTCCAACACAGGTGATAGCACATCAAATGCAATAGAAACAGTGGTTGACATATGATATAGAGTCAAACACTCTTGTGTGGCAGCTGAAAGTACTGATGTAAAGGAATTTTCCAGGTTTGACATATGCACAAAATGGCTGAAGAAGGCATATGCAGGGATCAAGCGTTTACTTTAAGACAGATCTACCTTTGACATAATAAAGCTTGGAGCAACAATGTTTCTTCGTAGTTTAAATGGATATTGGCATCACATCATATTTCAAGCTAAAAGATATAAGTAGCCAAACCATATTGTGTATTTCGGCAGGCAGTTGTCTTCATGTTAATATGACATATATGACATTTTACTGGGCAAACGCTATTAAATCAGAAACAGACCGGCTACAACAGTACTTCACCATATAAGTGCATTATTCTTGAATCCAATTTTGCCttacttctttatgtgagatgTTATGAGATCTTTTAGCAACGTCAAAGGGGCAAATGATGCGATGGCTCGTCCATACAACTAAGGGCGGGTAACTCTCAATCGAGACGTCAAGTGCCCTTCAAGATGGCGGCGTCAACTGATCACGAAAAGATTTCGAGAAATGTTGAAATCGATGATCTCTTTCACGATGTTATTATGTCCGAAGAAAAGTAAGGCtttgtgtctatgtgtattCTTCAGTAATTTAATATGTCAACTGATCACAGCAATTGTATTATTCTAAGTtacaacagagaccatataataggaCAGAGTCGGGCAGTCAAAACATGACATGTCGTTTCTAAATTGTGGTTAATCAAAATGCATTCGCTTGTCACTATGGTTGTAACCATCTGTTAACCTACCCTAACCCAAATTACAGTGATTACTGTGATGCTAGTGCCATGGCTGCCAACCTGGTGAACAACAGTCTGGCCATTCACTTAAAGAAAGCGAtacattaaaggggcactgatgcggagcaattt is part of the Haliotis asinina isolate JCU_RB_2024 chromosome 6, JCU_Hal_asi_v2, whole genome shotgun sequence genome and harbors:
- the LOC137286464 gene encoding ufm1-specific protease 1-like; amino-acid sequence: MTDLQMNIHEGLVCQGSDVAMVTGDYEYYHYGCDGLDDRGWGCGYRTLQTLCSWVRRQQMQTGAAASHPVPSIPEIQKALVTMEDKGQAFLGSRDWIGSVEVALCIDFFFQIPCRVVHVASGAQLPDVMDQIFSHFRDLGAPVMMGGDSDASSKGIVGACRDPPSLLVVDPHFYGACTTGQHLQDNSWVKWVSLEHFCQKSFYNLCMPVMPDKS